The following proteins are encoded in a genomic region of Actinomadura sp. NAK00032:
- a CDS encoding LysR substrate-binding domain-containing protein: MDLRHLRYFVAVAEELHFGRAAERLNMAQPPLSQAIRRLESELGVDLLHRTTRKVDLTDAGRGYLARARRILGEVDEAAHEARRVAAGAVGHLALGCVGSATYSLLPALSRGLRRELPGVDFSFRGEMLVPDQAAALRAGEIDVALLRPPIADLSLTVLPLRRDRLVVALPDDHPLAALRRVAVADLADADLIVHSADRRSVMYDVVLGLLRDAGVEPRIRHEVGETSTLVTLVAGGLGAAVVPEPVTVLALDGVTFRPLVRPAVDVELAIAHRTDRTEPHLARAVTVIQQIVQDAAHTTS; encoded by the coding sequence ATGGATCTTCGTCACCTGCGGTACTTCGTCGCCGTCGCCGAGGAACTCCACTTCGGGCGCGCCGCCGAGCGGCTCAACATGGCCCAGCCGCCGCTGTCGCAGGCGATCCGCAGGCTGGAGAGCGAACTCGGCGTCGACCTGCTCCACCGGACGACGCGCAAGGTCGACCTCACCGACGCGGGCCGCGGCTACCTCGCGCGGGCGCGGCGGATCCTCGGCGAGGTGGACGAGGCCGCGCACGAGGCCCGCCGGGTCGCGGCGGGCGCGGTCGGGCACCTGGCGCTCGGCTGCGTGGGCTCGGCGACCTACAGCCTGCTGCCCGCGCTGTCGCGCGGCCTCCGCCGGGAACTGCCCGGCGTCGACTTCTCCTTCCGCGGCGAGATGCTCGTCCCCGACCAGGCCGCCGCGCTGCGGGCCGGCGAGATCGACGTGGCGCTGCTGCGCCCCCCGATCGCGGACCTGTCGCTCACCGTCCTGCCGCTGCGCCGGGACCGGCTCGTCGTCGCCCTTCCCGACGACCATCCGCTGGCCGCGCTGCGCCGGGTCGCGGTGGCCGACCTGGCGGATGCCGACCTCATCGTGCACTCCGCCGACCGCCGCTCGGTGATGTACGACGTGGTGCTCGGCCTCCTGCGCGACGCGGGCGTGGAGCCCCGGATCCGCCACGAGGTCGGCGAGACGTCCACTCTGGTCACGCTCGTCGCGGGCGGTCTTGGCGCGGCCGTCGTCCCGGAGCCGGTGACCGTCCTCGCTTTGGACGGCGTCACCTTCCGCCCGCTGGTGCGTCCCGCCGTGGACGTCGAACTCGCGATCGCGCACCGCACCGACCGCACAGAACCGCACCTGGCCCGCGCCGTCACCGTCATCCAGCAGATCGTCCAGGACGCGGCGCACACCACGAGCTGA
- a CDS encoding ATP-binding protein: protein MGQARTFADTQIRKWNYPHILDSALLIVSELVTNAARQTPDEEIRLQLSRDDYGIIIAVWDADHALPTAKPMKELTLDDLDLSEEAFDDNGGWGLHIVQAMSAQCGVTADPAGGKWVWSRMHP, encoded by the coding sequence GTGGGGCAAGCACGTACATTCGCGGACACACAAATCCGCAAATGGAACTACCCGCACATTCTCGACAGCGCGCTTCTCATCGTCTCGGAACTCGTCACCAACGCGGCCCGCCAGACGCCGGACGAGGAGATCCGGCTCCAGCTCAGCCGGGACGACTACGGGATCATCATCGCCGTCTGGGACGCCGACCACGCGCTGCCCACGGCCAAGCCGATGAAGGAGCTCACCCTCGACGACCTCGACCTGTCCGAGGAGGCGTTCGACGACAACGGCGGCTGGGGGCTGCACATCGTCCAGGCCATGTCCGCCCAGTGCGGCGTCACCGCCGACCCCGCAGGAGGCAAATGGGTCTGGTCGCGCATGCACCCGTAG
- a CDS encoding helix-turn-helix transcriptional regulator, translating to MPIVRDPIEPKISLWHLLAFYLRFLREKEGLSLTQCGKIIGVTRSTVSNIEAVRQHPQEDQLVKLDEKYGTGGLLQFLLWYARNTHDPDWGRQLVPYEERGVAFRAYHGKTIPRPFQTEEYMRALAMAGRPDDDTVARRLARQQVLLDRDKPPFFCVILEEEVLRSCVGGPKVMKGQLAHLRAMMDLPHVIIRFIQASAGAHEGFDGPFQIISLERRDIAYAGAQYGGRLIEAPGEVRDLWARFDRIGAKALPDDASLALVEQYLEQYT from the coding sequence ATGCCGATCGTTCGCGACCCCATCGAACCCAAGATCTCCTTGTGGCACCTTCTGGCCTTCTACCTGCGGTTTCTTCGCGAGAAGGAGGGGCTCTCGCTGACGCAGTGCGGAAAGATCATCGGTGTTACTCGCTCGACTGTTTCGAACATCGAGGCAGTCAGGCAGCATCCGCAGGAAGACCAGCTTGTGAAGCTGGATGAGAAATACGGCACAGGCGGGCTTTTGCAGTTTTTGCTCTGGTATGCCCGAAACACGCATGATCCGGACTGGGGGCGTCAACTAGTCCCTTATGAGGAGCGAGGAGTGGCATTCAGGGCCTACCACGGTAAGACGATCCCCAGGCCGTTCCAGACCGAGGAGTACATGCGTGCCCTCGCTATGGCTGGAAGGCCAGACGATGACACCGTGGCCAGGCGTCTGGCTCGGCAGCAGGTCCTACTTGATCGAGACAAGCCGCCGTTCTTCTGCGTCATCTTGGAGGAGGAAGTGCTCCGCTCCTGTGTCGGCGGTCCGAAGGTCATGAAGGGCCAGCTTGCACACCTCCGGGCGATGATGGATCTCCCCCATGTCATCATCCGTTTCATTCAGGCTTCGGCAGGTGCCCATGAAGGTTTCGACGGCCCCTTCCAGATCATCAGCTTGGAACGTCGGGACATCGCGTACGCGGGCGCGCAGTACGGCGGGCGGCTGATCGAAGCTCCCGGCGAGGTGAGGGATCTTTGGGCTAGATTTGACCGGATCGGCGCGAAGGCCCTCCCAGACGATGCCTCGCTCGCCCTCGTCGAGCAGTACTTGGAGCAATACACATGA
- a CDS encoding DUF397 domain-containing protein has protein sequence MNVQWRKSTHSSGVNDEDCVELGRLSPGAGIGVRDSKDPEAGHLALSVAQFAALIEQVKQHPAR, from the coding sequence ATGAACGTCCAATGGCGGAAGAGCACCCATAGCAGCGGGGTCAATGACGAAGACTGCGTTGAACTGGGACGTCTTTCGCCAGGGGCCGGGATCGGGGTGCGTGACAGCAAGGACCCGGAGGCGGGCCACCTCGCCTTGTCCGTTGCGCAGTTCGCCGCTCTGATCGAGCAGGTCAAGCAGCACCCGGCCCGCTGA
- the hisS gene encoding histidine--tRNA ligase translates to MASQQFEPPSGTRDFLTDVLRARERVFAQIREVFERYGFEPLQTPAFERLETLTGKYGDEGDKLIFKILRRGEHEATGEADLALRYDMTVPLARVVAGYGSRLPTPYKRYAMGPVWRADRPGRGRFREFAQCDVDVVGSASPLADAEVVCALTDALDAVGVPGYRVLVNSRRALSGLLEVYGVPAELGGGVLITLDKLDKLPPEKVAAELVDARFLAPDIAEALVTDLTAPDAVERMRTVLKDSEAGRAGLEEIGRLLDLAAPKVGRDRIAFTPSLVRGLDYYTGVIFEVVAEGMPGSIASGGRYDGLISALGGPDVPACGGSLGVERITGLLGDDAGDVHRIDVAVTVIAEDTASDVMGYAARLRDAGLRTEVYLAASRKLAKQLKWAADRKARYALIYGASDKEAGVVTVRDMDTGEQAQVPTAELAAHLTGRCAPSR, encoded by the coding sequence ATGGCGTCACAGCAGTTCGAGCCTCCGTCCGGCACACGCGACTTCCTCACGGATGTTCTGCGTGCCCGCGAGCGCGTGTTCGCGCAGATCCGCGAGGTGTTCGAGCGGTACGGGTTCGAGCCGTTGCAGACGCCGGCGTTCGAGCGGCTGGAGACGCTGACCGGCAAGTACGGCGATGAGGGCGACAAGCTCATCTTCAAGATCTTGCGGCGCGGGGAGCACGAGGCCACCGGAGAGGCGGATCTGGCGCTCCGGTACGACATGACCGTTCCGCTGGCCCGGGTCGTCGCCGGTTACGGGTCACGGCTGCCGACCCCGTACAAGCGGTACGCGATGGGGCCGGTGTGGCGGGCCGACCGTCCGGGCAGGGGACGGTTCCGGGAGTTCGCGCAGTGCGATGTGGACGTGGTCGGGTCCGCGTCGCCGCTCGCCGACGCCGAGGTGGTCTGTGCGCTGACTGACGCGTTGGACGCCGTCGGCGTGCCCGGCTACCGGGTCCTGGTGAATTCGCGCCGGGCGCTGTCGGGCCTGCTCGAGGTCTACGGCGTTCCGGCGGAACTCGGTGGCGGTGTGCTGATCACCCTGGACAAGCTCGACAAGCTGCCGCCCGAGAAGGTGGCGGCCGAGCTGGTGGACGCGCGGTTCCTGGCACCGGACATCGCCGAGGCGCTGGTGACCGATCTGACCGCGCCGGACGCCGTGGAGCGGATGCGGACGGTCCTGAAGGACAGCGAGGCCGGGCGGGCCGGCCTGGAGGAGATCGGCCGGCTGCTGGATCTGGCCGCGCCGAAGGTGGGCCGGGACCGGATCGCGTTCACGCCGAGCCTGGTCCGAGGCCTGGACTACTACACCGGCGTGATCTTCGAGGTGGTCGCCGAGGGCATGCCGGGCTCGATTGCCAGCGGCGGACGCTACGACGGGCTGATCTCCGCGCTCGGCGGGCCGGACGTGCCGGCCTGCGGCGGTTCCCTCGGTGTCGAGCGGATCACCGGGCTGCTCGGCGACGATGCGGGTGATGTGCACAGGATCGACGTCGCCGTCACCGTGATCGCCGAGGACACCGCGTCCGACGTCATGGGCTACGCGGCGCGGCTGCGGGATGCGGGTCTGCGGACCGAGGTGTATCTGGCCGCCAGTCGCAAACTGGCCAAGCAGCTGAAGTGGGCCGCCGACCGCAAGGCCCGCTACGCGCTGATCTATGGGGCGTCCGACAAGGAGGCCGGGGTGGTCACGGTCCGGGACATGGACACGGGGGAGCAGGCCCAGGTCCCGACCGCCGAGCTTGCCGCGCACCTCACCGGGAGGTGCGCGCCGTCGAGGTAA
- a CDS encoding SDR family oxidoreductase translates to MTILVTGATGKVGRNVVTGLLAAGRTVRAISRSPQRAGLPEDVEVLRADLADPATLRAALDGVEKVFVFPTAPDGTRALTAAAAQAGVRHLVLLSSTVPGYPKPNPISDAHLAHERIVQDADLPWTFVRPGGFMSNDLAWAHSIRSAGVVRDPCPGSAVALIDERDIAAVAVAALLDDTHVGQAHEITGPRSLTPVQRTRILARAIERPLRFETLPAAEFTEVVTSQGYPPEYATAMLDFGEHFATTPGPVHPTVERITGRPPYTYADWAAHHTTHFR, encoded by the coding sequence ATGACGATCCTGGTCACCGGCGCGACCGGCAAGGTCGGCCGCAACGTGGTCACCGGACTGCTGGCCGCGGGACGCACCGTACGCGCGATCTCCCGCTCCCCCCAGCGAGCCGGGCTGCCCGAGGACGTCGAGGTCCTGCGCGCCGACCTCGCCGACCCCGCGACACTGCGGGCCGCGCTGGACGGCGTGGAGAAGGTGTTCGTGTTCCCCACCGCACCGGACGGCACGCGCGCCCTCACCGCCGCCGCCGCGCAGGCCGGCGTGCGCCACCTGGTCCTGCTGTCGTCCACCGTGCCGGGCTACCCCAAGCCCAACCCGATCAGCGACGCCCACCTGGCACACGAGCGCATCGTTCAGGACGCGGACCTGCCGTGGACCTTCGTGCGGCCGGGCGGCTTCATGTCCAACGACCTGGCCTGGGCGCACTCGATCAGGTCAGCCGGTGTGGTCCGCGACCCGTGCCCCGGCTCCGCCGTCGCCCTGATCGACGAACGCGACATCGCCGCCGTCGCCGTCGCCGCGCTGCTCGACGACACCCATGTCGGCCAGGCCCACGAGATCACCGGGCCGCGGTCGCTCACCCCCGTCCAGCGCACCCGCATCCTCGCCCGCGCCATCGAGCGCCCGCTGCGCTTCGAGACCCTGCCCGCCGCCGAGTTCACCGAGGTCGTCACCAGCCAGGGGTACCCGCCCGAATACGCCACCGCCATGCTCGACTTCGGCGAGCACTTCGCCACCACCCCCGGCCCCGTCCACCCCACGGTCGAACGCATCACCGGACGCCCCCCGTACACCTACGCCGACTGGGCCGCCCACCACACCACCCACTTCCGCTGA
- a CDS encoding FAD-dependent monooxygenase — translation MPTPPRGALIIGGGIGGLAAALALHRSGWRVQVLEQAAEFTEVGAGLSIQPNALRALDALALGDQVRARAVTDAPVGTRRADGAWLIRNDVDRLTRRYGPWATLHRADLLDLLRRALPSEVLRPGIEVHRVHPDGTVEHTGGTSTADVVVGADGLHSATRRSLWPDAPAPRYAGYTTFRMITPARPVEGSVESWGQGDRFGYAPLADGRVYCYAMVTAAQDGTGGLADLRRRLAGWHNPIPALLDSVEPDAVLRHDTYELPDLNTYVADRVALLGDAAHAMTPNLGQGAGQALEDAVVLARSLEAARTGDSTIVQALRSYDRARRPRTQMIARRSRQLGAMAGQTRPPVAAARDAALRMAPASVFVRSMHPVVGWTG, via the coding sequence ATGCCGACGCCCCCGCGCGGAGCGCTCATCATCGGTGGCGGGATCGGCGGCCTCGCCGCCGCGCTCGCCCTGCACCGGTCCGGCTGGCGGGTCCAGGTGCTGGAGCAGGCGGCCGAGTTCACCGAGGTCGGCGCCGGCCTGTCGATCCAGCCCAACGCGCTGCGCGCGCTGGACGCGCTGGCTCTGGGCGACCAGGTCCGCGCCCGGGCCGTGACCGACGCCCCGGTCGGCACCCGCCGCGCCGATGGCGCCTGGCTGATCCGCAACGACGTCGACCGGCTCACCCGCCGCTACGGCCCGTGGGCGACGCTGCACCGCGCCGACCTGCTCGACCTGCTGCGCCGGGCGCTGCCGTCCGAGGTGCTGCGGCCCGGCATCGAGGTCCACCGGGTGCACCCGGACGGCACCGTCGAGCACACCGGCGGAACCAGCACCGCCGATGTGGTGGTCGGCGCCGACGGCCTGCACAGCGCCACCCGGCGATCGCTGTGGCCGGACGCGCCCGCACCCCGCTACGCCGGCTACACCACCTTCCGGATGATCACCCCGGCCCGTCCCGTGGAAGGCAGCGTGGAGAGCTGGGGGCAGGGCGACCGGTTCGGCTACGCTCCGCTCGCCGACGGACGGGTCTACTGCTACGCCATGGTCACCGCCGCTCAGGACGGCACCGGCGGCCTCGCCGACCTGCGCCGCCGGCTCGCCGGCTGGCACAACCCCATTCCCGCCCTGCTGGACTCGGTGGAGCCCGACGCGGTACTCCGGCACGACACCTACGAGCTGCCCGATCTGAACACCTATGTGGCCGACCGGGTCGCGCTGCTGGGCGACGCCGCGCACGCCATGACGCCCAACCTCGGCCAGGGCGCGGGCCAGGCCCTGGAAGACGCCGTGGTGCTCGCCCGCTCCCTGGAGGCGGCCCGCACCGGCGATTCCACGATCGTCCAGGCCCTGCGCTCCTACGACCGCGCCCGCCGGCCCCGCACCCAGATGATCGCCCGCCGCTCCCGCCAACTCGGCGCGATGGCCGGCCAGACCCGCCCACCGGTGGCCGCCGCCCGCGACGCGGCCCTGCGGATGGCGCCCGCCTCGGTCTTCGTCCGCTCCATGCACCCGGTCGTGGGCTGGACCGGATGA
- a CDS encoding nuclear transport factor 2 family protein has protein sequence MPTTQAELEQHINKIIEGLRAKDLGALEKLYAPDVVSFDIEPPLQHVGVSAKLKNWSNAFTFFQDLDYEVRELTFTVGDTVAFGHGFGRLSGTLRDGTATRGMWVRVTYCFEQIDGTWLITHDQVSVPFDMSTGKGLTDLTP, from the coding sequence ATGCCCACGACGCAGGCCGAACTCGAACAGCACATCAACAAGATCATCGAGGGCCTCCGGGCCAAGGATCTCGGCGCCCTGGAGAAGCTCTACGCCCCCGACGTCGTCTCCTTCGACATCGAACCGCCGCTGCAACACGTGGGCGTGAGCGCGAAGCTGAAGAACTGGTCGAACGCGTTCACCTTCTTCCAGGACCTCGACTACGAGGTGCGCGAACTGACCTTCACCGTCGGCGACACCGTCGCCTTCGGCCACGGCTTCGGCCGCCTCAGCGGCACCCTGCGAGACGGCACGGCCACACGCGGAATGTGGGTACGCGTCACGTACTGCTTCGAACAGATCGACGGCACCTGGCTCATCACCCACGACCAGGTCTCCGTCCCCTTCGACATGTCCACCGGCAAGGGCCTGACCGACCTCACCCCCTGA
- a CDS encoding alpha/beta hydrolase has protein sequence MPYGFLTTLAVAAVPTWFALAAPRRPQPVAMVAFFLGVVVNELPFAWLAWMLAATVLCFVQGDLTSPVVVGAVVVTVTGLGVVAWRGRRAMAAVQEAMRPLPVADRLPSYGRILFSPFLRRHRAVERIRNLSYGPAGKRNLLDLYRHRSRPTGAPVLIHLHGGGYKSGHKNSQALPLLRHLAERGWVCISANYRLLPEAAEFGDHLVDAKRLIAWVREHGHSYGADPDRIFLAGSSAGAHLSAMAAFTAGEAAFQPGFEEADTSVAAVIGFGGYYGAYYTDPQASPIDRVRPDAPPFFIVHGDHDTVASVEDARHFAERLRAVSGEPVFYAELPGGQHAFDLFDSMRFNAVINGVDAFAAHVLDGQPVQ, from the coding sequence ATGCCTTACGGATTCCTGACCACGCTGGCCGTTGCGGCCGTCCCCACATGGTTCGCGCTGGCCGCACCGCGCCGGCCCCAGCCGGTGGCCATGGTCGCCTTCTTTCTCGGGGTGGTCGTCAATGAGCTGCCGTTCGCCTGGTTGGCCTGGATGCTGGCCGCCACCGTTCTTTGCTTCGTCCAAGGTGACCTGACCTCGCCTGTTGTCGTGGGCGCGGTGGTCGTGACCGTGACGGGTCTGGGGGTGGTGGCGTGGCGCGGGCGCCGGGCTATGGCGGCCGTCCAGGAAGCAATGAGGCCGCTGCCTGTCGCGGACCGTCTTCCGTCGTACGGACGCATCCTGTTCAGCCCCTTCCTCCGCCGTCACCGTGCTGTGGAACGGATTCGCAACCTCTCGTACGGCCCGGCCGGGAAGCGCAACCTGCTCGACCTTTACCGCCACCGTTCACGGCCCACCGGGGCGCCCGTCCTGATTCACCTGCACGGGGGCGGCTACAAGAGCGGGCACAAGAACAGCCAGGCGCTGCCGCTGCTGCGCCACCTGGCCGAGCGGGGATGGGTGTGCATCAGCGCCAACTACCGGCTCCTTCCCGAGGCGGCGGAGTTCGGTGACCACCTGGTGGACGCCAAGAGGCTGATCGCCTGGGTTCGTGAGCACGGGCACTCCTATGGCGCCGATCCCGACCGGATTTTTCTCGCCGGCAGTTCGGCCGGTGCTCATCTGTCCGCCATGGCCGCGTTCACTGCCGGGGAGGCTGCTTTCCAGCCTGGTTTTGAGGAGGCCGATACCTCCGTGGCGGCGGTCATCGGGTTCGGCGGGTACTACGGGGCCTACTACACGGACCCGCAGGCTTCGCCGATCGACCGCGTCCGGCCGGACGCGCCGCCGTTCTTCATCGTCCACGGCGACCACGACACCGTCGCCTCGGTCGAGGACGCCCGGCACTTCGCCGAACGGCTGCGCGCCGTTTCCGGCGAGCCGGTCTTCTATGCCGAACTGCCCGGCGGGCAGCACGCCTTCGACCTCTTCGACTCGATGCGCTTCAACGCCGTCATCAACGGCGTCGACGCCTTCGCCGCCCACGTGCTCGACGGACAGCCGGTGCAGTGA
- a CDS encoding DUF6223 family protein, giving the protein MRTSGTPTAARRSLAVSGSVLVGMVVLAAPAAAGEVQPVAADAYELSAGRVGAMVAALLGLAGAVVGGLALVRPRMRRGAGAALAAGLVGIALGGVVVATADGGLGTGNGLGGGYVALIVGAVAACLGGVGVARSRRAAAART; this is encoded by the coding sequence ATGCGCACTTCAGGAACTCCGACGGCCGCCCGGCGTTCGCTCGCGGTGTCCGGCAGCGTCCTGGTGGGGATGGTCGTGCTCGCCGCGCCCGCGGCGGCCGGCGAGGTGCAGCCGGTCGCCGCCGACGCTTACGAGTTGAGCGCCGGACGTGTCGGGGCCATGGTGGCGGCCCTGCTGGGGTTGGCCGGTGCGGTCGTCGGCGGGCTGGCGCTGGTCCGGCCGCGCATGCGGCGCGGCGCCGGTGCGGCCCTCGCCGCGGGGCTGGTCGGGATCGCCCTCGGCGGGGTGGTCGTGGCCACGGCCGACGGCGGGCTCGGCACCGGCAACGGGCTGGGCGGCGGCTATGTGGCCCTGATCGTGGGCGCGGTCGCCGCCTGCCTCGGCGGGGTCGGGGTGGCCCGCTCGCGCCGGGCCGCCGCCGCGCGGACGTAG
- a CDS encoding ABC transporter permease subunit, which yields MTTVRHTADSRTVLPGTSGLARASGRSMFTKTLFDNRRIFAVWAVATGLLAMMYASFYPQISADTAANVPEAMSGFGFDDMASAAGYLQGAVFGLLVPLLATFYGAATGARMVSADEESGYLDLLLAHPIGRTRLLLHRFAALAAGALLIAAVVLVAVLAVRSSAELDTISVAGFAAQAVNLALLSLLFGALATGIGAATGKSRATVFGIAAGTGVLAYALNGFAPQIGADWLRHLTPFHYYIGGEPLKNGFQYADAGVLAAATAVLLGLGTWRFARRDLGR from the coding sequence ATGACCACCGTCCGGCACACCGCCGACTCCCGCACCGTGCTCCCCGGCACCTCCGGCCTCGCCCGCGCGTCCGGCCGCAGCATGTTCACCAAGACGCTGTTCGACAACCGGCGCATCTTCGCCGTCTGGGCGGTCGCGACCGGCCTGCTGGCGATGATGTACGCGAGCTTCTACCCGCAGATCAGCGCCGACACCGCCGCGAACGTGCCCGAGGCGATGAGCGGCTTCGGCTTCGACGACATGGCCTCGGCGGCCGGCTACCTCCAGGGCGCGGTGTTCGGCCTGCTCGTCCCGCTGCTGGCCACCTTCTACGGCGCCGCCACCGGGGCCCGCATGGTCTCCGCCGACGAGGAGTCCGGCTACCTGGACCTGCTGCTCGCCCACCCCATCGGCCGCACCCGGCTGCTGCTGCACCGCTTCGCCGCCCTCGCCGCCGGCGCGCTGCTGATCGCCGCCGTGGTGCTGGTCGCGGTGCTGGCCGTCCGCTCCAGCGCCGAACTGGACACGATCTCCGTCGCGGGCTTCGCCGCCCAGGCCGTCAACCTGGCGCTGCTGTCCCTGCTGTTCGGGGCACTGGCCACCGGCATCGGCGCGGCCACCGGCAAGAGCCGCGCCACGGTGTTCGGCATCGCCGCCGGGACGGGCGTCCTCGCCTACGCGCTCAACGGCTTCGCCCCGCAGATCGGGGCGGACTGGCTCCGCCACCTCACGCCGTTCCACTACTACATCGGCGGCGAGCCGCTGAAGAACGGCTTCCAGTACGCCGACGCGGGTGTCCTGGCCGCCGCGACGGCCGTCCTGCTCGGCCTGGGAACCTGGCGCTTCGCCCGTCGCGACCTCGGCCGCTGA
- a CDS encoding ABC transporter ATP-binding protein, with product MNTAIELTELTKTYGSRRGLSGLSLRVDPGEVFGYLGPNGAGKSTTIRLLLDLIRPTSGTIRVLGLDPRADAVELHRRIGYLAGDFVVDGRQRAGECLAFLAALRGGVPATRITGLAERLELDLSARIKSLSKGNRQKVGLVQAFMHHPELLILDEPTSGLDPLVQQTFLEMVAEAKAAGQTVFMSSHIMSEVEAIADRVAIIREGRLVATDTVAALRARSFLQVRIDFAAPVAADDFQTLPGVTDLKVDGRTLTCAVDGTPDALVKAAARHTVTGLHADTQDLEELFRAYYTGN from the coding sequence ATGAACACGGCGATCGAGCTGACCGAGCTCACCAAGACCTACGGGTCCCGGCGGGGGCTGAGCGGGCTGTCCCTGCGCGTCGACCCCGGCGAGGTCTTCGGCTACCTGGGCCCCAACGGCGCCGGGAAGTCCACCACGATCAGGCTGCTGCTCGACCTGATCAGGCCCACGTCGGGAACCATCCGCGTCCTCGGGCTGGACCCGCGCGCCGACGCGGTCGAACTGCACCGCCGAATCGGCTACCTCGCCGGGGACTTCGTCGTGGACGGACGGCAGCGCGCCGGCGAGTGCCTGGCCTTCCTGGCCGCCCTGCGCGGCGGCGTCCCCGCGACGCGCATCACCGGCCTCGCCGAACGCCTGGAGCTGGACCTGTCCGCCCGGATCAAGAGCCTCTCCAAGGGGAACCGGCAGAAGGTCGGCCTGGTGCAGGCGTTCATGCACCACCCCGAACTGCTGATCCTGGACGAGCCGACGTCCGGCCTCGACCCGCTCGTCCAGCAGACGTTCCTGGAGATGGTCGCCGAGGCCAAGGCCGCCGGGCAGACGGTGTTCATGTCCAGCCACATCATGAGCGAGGTCGAGGCGATCGCCGACCGCGTCGCCATCATCCGCGAGGGCCGCCTGGTCGCCACCGACACCGTCGCCGCGCTGCGCGCCCGCTCGTTCCTGCAGGTCCGGATCGACTTCGCCGCACCGGTCGCCGCCGACGACTTCCAGACGCTGCCCGGCGTCACCGACCTGAAGGTGGACGGCCGCACGCTCACCTGCGCCGTCGACGGCACCCCCGACGCCCTGGTGAAGGCCGCCGCCCGGCACACCGTGACCGGCCTGCACGCCGACACCCAGGACCTCGAAGAACTGTTCCGCGCCTACTACACCGGGAACTGA
- a CDS encoding GbsR/MarR family transcriptional regulator — protein sequence MTLADTTEAAERMALVLAQGGLQKATARVLAALLFADADSVTAPELAEQLGISSGSVSGAVKMLSTVGLIERVPAPGSRREHYRLRDGAWATLMSAQNAMVQAMFEAADQGIAAAGDDSPAARRLAEMRDFYGFMFRELPALVDQWRAGRDQR from the coding sequence ATGACCTTGGCAGATACCACCGAAGCCGCCGAGCGGATGGCGCTGGTCCTGGCCCAGGGGGGCCTGCAGAAGGCGACCGCGCGGGTGCTGGCGGCGCTGCTGTTCGCCGACGCCGACAGCGTCACCGCGCCGGAGCTGGCCGAGCAGCTCGGCATCAGCTCCGGGTCGGTGTCGGGCGCGGTCAAGATGCTGTCCACCGTCGGGCTGATCGAACGGGTCCCGGCGCCGGGCAGCCGCCGCGAGCACTACCGGCTGCGGGACGGCGCCTGGGCCACGCTGATGTCGGCGCAGAACGCCATGGTGCAGGCGATGTTCGAGGCCGCCGACCAGGGCATCGCCGCCGCCGGGGACGACAGTCCCGCCGCCCGCCGGCTGGCGGAGATGCGCGACTTCTACGGCTTCATGTTCCGCGAGCTGCCCGCCCTGGTGGACCAGTGGCGCGCCGGCCGCGACCAGCGGTAG